The Brassica oleracea var. oleracea cultivar TO1000 chromosome C6, BOL, whole genome shotgun sequence genome includes a region encoding these proteins:
- the LOC106297255 gene encoding uncharacterized protein LOC106297255: MDPQKAPIPPLSEQAPNGHVPPIIHTKTSLEVITLQSKLGTEKDTVRGEPSGTTGGTLSKFPRSVSATSRSSQPELQADSSDVDSSDSELEEGEFSKHEPDFEVVRNRKRFSVEVTWPSVQSKIIISIIYASNDPDVRTTLWNEIEELGPALGIKSKPWIILGDFNQIRDPSEHSKPASLNLDMKMRDFNQCLQSAGVDDLNFRGNSFTWWNKQKLNPIAKKLDRALVNDEWYFELPSSVAYFGSPEFSDHAVVSILLDPSTAKAKKPFRVSRKLKLLKKFIKEFSKQNYSGIEKRTAHALDCLVTAQNLTLANPSTHNAEVEIRAMKEWEELSTAESSFFFQRSRITWLAFGDGNSRLFHRYAASRQAINHIHFLVASPSMFEQSDLDLLFDFKCSAEQASNFEKEFSSQDIKDAFFSLPRNKTGGPDGYSSEFFTASWSVVGSEITEAIKEFFRSGSILKQWNAANLVLIPKIPNASHPSEFRPISCLNTVYKVIAKLLASRLQEILPLMISKAQSAFLPGRLLAENVLLATYLVNGYNNQNLISRGMLKVDLRKAFDSVRWDFMLASLKALEIPQSYINLISQCLTTASFSVSVNGSTGGFFQSSRGITQGDPLSPYLFVLAMECFSRLLLSRYEAGSIGYHPRTENLKISHLMFADDVMVFFDGSSNSLHEISECLDDFASWSGLHMNTTKTELFTAGLDHSESQAISSYAFPIGKFPIRYLGIPLMSRKLKISEYAPLMNKITKSFQAWSVKLLSFAGRLQLLRTVIFGLINFWVSAFMLPKGYIAAVETLCARFLWSGNIDKKGIAKIAWTTVCLPKQEGGLGIRSIYIWNQVLGLRFIWLLLSNSPSLWSDWHKSVHLTDKSLWTIEPSPTYSWAWKRILKLRPLALQFCNTVVGNGVNTSFWYDVWTPFDQLINHLGAAGPRALRIRKETRVAEAINGSTWSLPHPRSDQEVELHSYLTTLALPLPIDIDDVYEWKAADFPLNVFNSQATWEVLRPRQAAQDWYDIVWFKGALPKHAFTMWVTNYDRLPTRARLASWGLAIPVVCPFCHAAPETRDHLFLSCQYSFDVWSFIFTRCSGPHGRLADWNELLSWIRASCSKRSLLLRNLASQAVVFHIWKQRNNLVHNNIQLPAANVFREIDKEMKNIISSRRSKKLFSSLMVLWIR, translated from the exons ATGGACCCTCAAAAGGCGCCGATTCCACCTCTTTCTGAGCAGGCTCCGAATGGCCATGTTCCTCCTATAATTCACACCAAGACTAGCTTAGAGGTGATTACTCTACAGTCAAAATTGGGCACTGAGAAAGATACGGTCAGAGGAGAACCTAGTGGCACGACTGGTGGGACTCTCTCAAAATTTCCAAGAAGTGTTTCTGCTACCTCACGCTCTTCTCAGCCTGAGCTGCAAGCTGACTCCTCTGATGTTGATTCTTCGGATTCTGAACTGGAGGAGGGTGAGTTTAGCAAACATGAGCCCGACTTCGAAGTGGTCCGCAACAGGAAAAGATTCTCAG TCGAGGTTACTTGGCCGTCGGTTCAATCCAAGATCATCATCTCCATCATCTATGCTTCTAACGATCCTGATGTGCGCACGACCCTGTGGAATGAGATTGAGGAGCTAGGTCCTGCTCTTGGTATAAAATCGAAACCCTGGATTATCTTAGGTGACTTCAACCAGATAAGAGATCCTTCAGAGCACTCTAAACCGGCGTCTCTGAATTTGGACATGAAAATGCGGGACTTCAATCAATGCTTGCAGTCTGCTGGTGTGGATGACCTTAACTTCAGAGGCAATTCTTTCACATGGTGGAACAAGCAAAAGCTTAACCCGATCGCTAAGAAACTGGACCGAGCTTTGGTGAACGATGAGTGGTACTTCGAGCTCCCCTCCTCGGTTGCTTACTTTGGTAGCCCAGAGTTCTCGGACCATGCAGTTGTCTCGATCTTACTGGACCCTTCCACCGCAAAGGCTAAGAAGCCGTTCAG GGTATCGCGTAAGCTGAAGCTATTAAAGAAATTCATCAAGGAGTTCAGTAAACAGAACTACTCGGGCATTGAAAAAAGAACAGCGCATGCTCTTGATTGCTTGGTGACCGCTCAGAACTTGACGCTGGCGAACCCTTCCACCCATAATGCTGAGGTGGAGATAAGAGCAATGAAGGAATGGGAAGAGCTATCCACCGCTGAGTCCTCGTTCTTCTTTCAGAGATCAAGGATCACCTGGTTAGCTTTTGGGGATGGAAATTCGCGTCTGTTCCATAGATATGCGGCGTCTAGGCAAGCGATCAACCATATTCACTTCCTAGTAG CTTCTCCAAGCATGTTTGAGCAAAGTGACCTCGATCTGCTTTTTGATTTTAAGTGTTCTGCGGAGCAAGCTTCTAATTTTGAGAAGGAATTCTCATCTCAGGACATCAAGGACGCTTTCTTCTCCTTACCTAGAAACAAAACAGGGGGGCCCGACGGTTACTCTTCTGAGTTCTTCACCGCCTCCTGGTCTGTGGTTGGTTCGGAGATAACGGAGGCCATTAAGGAATTCTTCCGGTCTGGCTCCATCCTCAAGCAGTGGAACGCAGCAAACCTCGTTCTGATCCCAAAAATTCCAAATGCGTCGCATCCTTCTGAGTTTCGGCCTATCTCATGTCTCAATACGGTCTACAAGGTGATCGCTAAGCTACTGGCGTCTAGATTACAGGAGATTCTCCCACTCATGATCTCCAAGGCCCAATCTGCTTTCCTCCCGGGGCGTTTACTAGCTGAAAATGTACTCCTTGCAACTTATCTGGTAAATGGCTATAACAATCAGAACTTAATCTCCAGAGGAATGCTGAAGGTTGATCTCAGGAAGGCCTTCGATTCAGTTAGATGGGACTTCATGTTGGCATCGCTTAAAGCCCTTGAAATCCCTCAAAGCTATATCAATCTCATCTCTCAATGCCTTACTACTGCGTCCTTCTCGGTTTCGGTTAACGGCTCCACAGGTGGTTTCTTCCAGAGTTCTAGAGGAATTACACAAGGAGACCCGCTGTCTCCCTATCTCTTTGTGTTAGCCATGGAGTGTTTCTCGAGGTTACTTCTCTCAAGGTACGAAGCGGGTAGCATCGGCTATCACCCAAGAACAGAGAACCTGAAGATATCCCACTTGATGTTCGCGGACGACGTCATGGTCTTCTTTGATGGTAGCAGTAACAGCCTCCATGAAATTTCTGAATGTCTTGATGATTTCGCCTCCTGGTCCGGGCTGCATATGAACACAACGAAAACTGAGCTCTTCACTGCGGGACTTGACCATTCTGAATCCCAAGCTATTTCTAGCTATGCATTCCCCATTGGTAAATTCCCCATTAGATATCTTGGTATACCTCTTATGAGCCGCAAGTTAAAAATTTCCGAATACGCTCCTCTTATGAACAAGATCACTAAAAGCTTCCAAGCATGGTCTGTTAAGCTCCTGTCCTTTGCGGGGCGGCTTCAGCTACTCAGAACAGTGATTTTCGGTCTCATCAACTTCTGGGTCTCGGCCTTCATGTTGCCTAAGGGATACATTGCGGCTGTAGAAACGCTCTGTGCTCGGTTCTTATGGTCGGGAAACATTGACAAGAAAGGTATTGCTAAGATTGCTTGGACCACGGTGTGTTTACCAAAGCAAGAAGGCGGGTTGGGTATAAGAAGCATCTACATCTGGAATCAAGTCCTTGGCCTGCGATTCATTTGGTTACTGCTGTCTAACTCTCCCTCTCTTTGGTCTGATTGGCACAAGAGTGTCCATCTCACTGATAAATCCCTTTGGACTATAGAGCCATCACCAACATATTCTTGGGCTTGGAAAAGAATTCTGAAGCTAAGGCCGCTGGCGCTTCAGTTCTGCAATACGGTGGTGGGAAATGGCGTTAACACGAGCTTTTGGTATGATGTGTGGACACCATTTGACCAGCTAATCAATCACTTAGGTGCTGCTGGTCCAAGAGCGCTTCGGATAAGAAAGGAGACGAGGGTAGCGGAAGCAATCAATGGGTCTACCTGGTCACTACCTCACCCAAGATCTGATCAGGAAGTGGAACTTCACTCTTATCTAACAACTCTAGCTCTTCCACTGCCTATTGATATTGATGATGTTTATGAATGGAAAGCTGCTGATTTTCCTTTGAATGTGTTTAACTCTCAGGCCACTTGGGAAGTCTTGCGGCCAAGACAAGCAGCTCAGGATTGGTATGACATTGTGTGGTTCAAAGGAGCACTTCCGAAACATGCGTTCACAATGTGGGTGACTAATTACGACAGATTGCCAACAAGAGCGAGACTGGCCTCATGGGGGCTTGCCATTCCTGTTGTCTGCCCCTTCTGTCATGCAGCGCCTGAAACCAGGGACCATCTATTCCTTTCTTGTCAGTACAGCTTCGACGTATGGTCCTTCATCTTTACCAGATGTAGTGGACCGCACGGCAGACTTGCGGACTGGAATGAGCTATTATCTTGGATCCGAGCTTCCTGTTCTAAGAGAAGCCTCCTGCTTCGAAATCTGGCTTCTCAAGCGGTTGTGTTCCACATATGGAAGCAGAGGAATAACTTAGTTCATAACAATATCCAACTACCTGCTGCAAATGTTTTCAGAGAAATTGACAAGGAGATGAAGAACATCATCTCATCTAGAAGGTCGAAAAAGCTCTTTAGTTCACTTATGGTTCTTTGGATTCGATAG
- the LOC106298431 gene encoding uncharacterized protein LOC106298431 produces the protein MGSLGDELSLGSRRHCSMPTKIYGFPTKITNVKKLEEEKMKIQGSDLELPLCLQILNDAISYLKEESKRCSEMDTQPFLKDFISGDGPLLKREEKKLLQLWREDDHISNGRFSDTNNKLDDIEINEEKPSNGLSMLLKTPEVETGLGLGLASSSMFNGGRRKGTASCGFTSNVSVPQPPPYLQQQALSRKQRRCWTPELHRRFVDALQQLGGPGVATPKQIREHMQEEGLTNDEVKSHLQKYRLHIRKSNSNLEKQSVVVLGFNLWNSSSKEEEEGTGEGRESSKRNNSQSDSPQGPLHLPCTTTTTTTGGDSCMEDAEDAKSESFQIWRD, from the exons ATGGGTTCGTTAGGAGATGAGCTTAGTCTAGGATCGAGAAGACACTGTTCGATGCCGACAAAAATCTACGGGTTTCCGACAAAGATCACGAATGTTAAAAAGCTTGAAGAAGAGAAGATGAAGATCCAAGGCAGTGATCTTGAGCTTCCTCTCTGTTTGCAGATCCTAAACGATG CGATTTCGTATTTGAAGGAGGAAAGCAAGAGATGTTCGGAGATGGATACTCAACCATTTTTGAAAGATTTCATCTCTGGAGATGGTCCATTGCTGAAAAGAGAGGAGAAGAAGCTTCTTCAGCTGTGGAGAGAAGATGATCACATCTCAAACGGAAGATTCTCAGACACGAACAACAAACTAGATGATATTGAG ATAAATGAGGAGAAACCTTCAAATGGCTTATCTATGTTGTTGAAGACTCCAGAGGTGGAAACCGGTTTAGGTCTCGGTTTAGCATCTAGCTCGATGTTTAACGGAGGAAGAAGAAAAGGGACTGCCTCTTGTGGCTTTACCTCCAACGTCTCTGTGCCACAGCCACCACCATATCTTCAGCAGCAAGCGTTGTCGCGGAAGCAAAGAAGGTGTTGGACTCCCGAGTTGCATCGCCGTTTTGTTGATGCATTGCAACAGCTCGGTGGTCCTGGAG TGGCAACTCCAAAACAAATCAGAGAGCATATGCAAGAAGAAGGCTTAACAAATGATGAAGTGAAGAGTCATTTACAG AAGTACCGGTTACATATCAGGAAGTCTAATTCGAATCTGGAGAAACAATCAGTAGTTGTTTTAGGGTTTAACTTGTGGAACTCATCATCGAAAGAGGAAGAAGAAGGAACCGGTGAAGGAAGAGAATCATCAAAGAGAAACAACTCGCAGTCTGATTCTCCTCAAGGTCCATTGCACTTACCTTGTACAACAACTACTACAACAACAGGTGGTGATAGTTGCATGGAAGATGCTGAGGATGCTAAATCTGAGAGCTTTCAGATATGGAGAGATTGA
- the LOC106296525 gene encoding methylthioribose kinase: MSFDEFKPLNEKSLVEYIKATPALSSRLGDKYDDLVIKEVGDGNLNFVFIVIGSTGSLVIKQALPYIRCIGESWPMTKERAYFEATTLRKHGALSPDHVPEVYHFDRTMALIGMRYLEPPHIILRKGLVAGIQYPFLAEHMADYMAKTLFFTSLLYHDTTEHKRAVTKFCGNVELCRLTEQVVFSDPYRVSTFNRWTSPYLDDDAKAVREDSALKLEIAELKSMFCERAQALIHGDLHTGSVMVTQDSTQVIDPEFSFYGPMGFDIGAYLGNLILAFFAQDGHATEGNDRKEYKQWILRTIEQTWNMFNKRFIALWDQNKDGPGEAYLADIYNNTEVMQLVQEKYMRNLFHDSLGFGAAKMIRRIVGVAHVEDFESIKDDKQRAVCERKALEFGKMLLKERRKFKCIGEVVSAIQQQS, encoded by the exons ATGTCGTTCGATGAGTTCAAGCCGTTGAACGAGAAATCTCTAGTAGAGTACATAAAGGCAACGCCTGCCCTCTCCTCCAGGCTCGGAGACAAGTACGATGATCTGGTTATCAAGGAAGTTGGAGATGGCAATCTCAACTTCGTTTTCATCGTCATCGGATCCACTGGCTCACTCGTCATCAAACAG GCGCTTCCGTATATACGTTGTATTGGGGAGTCTTGGCCAATGACGAAAGAAAGAGCTTACTTTGAAGCTACAACTCTGAGAAAGCACGGAGCTTTGTCTCCTGATCATGTTCCTGAAGTCTACCATTTTGACAGGACCATGGCTTTGATTGGAATGAGGTATCTGGAGCCTCCTCACATCATCCTCCGCAAAGGACTCGTTGCTGGAATCCAGTACCCTTTCCTTGCAGAACACATGGCTGATTACATGGCCAAAACCCTCTTCTTCACTTCGCTCCTCTATCATGATACCACAGAGCACAAAAGAGCAG TAACCAAGTTTTGTGGTAATGTGGAGTTATGCCGGTTAACGGAGCAAGTAGTGTTCTCTGACCCGTATAGAGTTTCTACGTTTAATCGTTGGACTTCACCTTATCTTGATGATGATGCTAAGGCTGTGCGTGAAGATAGCGCCTTGAAGCTCGAAATCGCAGAGCTTAAATCAAT GTTCTGTGAAAGAGCTCAAGCTCTAATACATGGTGATCTTCACACTGGCTCTGTCATGGTTACACAAGACTCAACTCAAGTTATAGATCCTGAGTTTTCTTTTTACGGACCAATGGGTTTCGACATCGGAGCTTATCTTGGCAACTTGATACTGGCTTTCTTTGCACAAGATGGGCATGCTACTGAGGGAAATGATAGAAAA GAATACAAGCAATGGATCTTGAGGACCATTGAGCAGACTTGGAATATGTTTAACAAAAGGTTCATTGCGCTGTGGGATCAAAACAAAGACGGTCCTGGAGAAGCATACCTTGCAGATATCTATAACAATACCGAGGTTATGCAGCTTGTTCAAGAGAAGTACATGAGGAATTTGTTTCATGACTCGCTCGGATTCGGCGCTGCAAAGATGATTAG GAGAATTGTGGGTGTGGCACATGTGGAAGACTTTGAATCGATCAAAGATGATAAACAACGAGCGGTTTGTGAGAGAAAAGCGCTGGAGTTTGGGAAGATGCTTCTCAAGGAAAGGAGAAAGTTTAAGTGTATCGGTGAAGTTGTTTCAGCAATTCAACAACAAAGCTGA
- the LOC106299642 gene encoding transcription factor bHLH95 gives MSIQFNMTNAQEGFMWGISSSDDSGGGCRRIDKQLPLPQPSLLLENPISMDKKGAKGKKRTKRNGKNHVEDSPDHEIHIWTERERRKKMRDMFSKLHALLPQLPPKADKSTIVDEAVSSIKSLEQTLQKLQMKKLEKLQYSSASNTTTSPTTLLTPISHHSQILPVGAAPADCYSREAFLADQISSSITNLPYPCNDPTDAFDIWSSRNVVLNICGNEAFFNICCPKDKSGVFSNICYLFEKYNIEVVFANVSSNVYRSTYVIQAQVSPSYENQLLGDGFGVGDIFKQAANELALYFSSP, from the exons ATGAGCATCCAATTCAATATGACTAATGCTCAAGAGGGTTTTATGTGGGGCATATCCAGTTCTGATGATTCTGGAGGCGGTTGTAGAAGAATCGACAAGCAACTACCTCTACCGCAACCTTCTCTTCTGTTAGAAAATCCGATCTCGATGGATAAGAAGGGTGCAAAAGGAAAGAAAAGGACGAAAAGAAATGGAAAAAATCATGTTGAAGACTCACCTGATCATGAAATACATATATGGACCGAGAGAGAAAGGAGGAAGAAAATGAGGGACATGTTCTCTAAACTACATGCTTTGCTTCCCCAGCTTCCTCCTAAG GCTGACAAATCAACAATTGTAGACGAAGCAGTGAGCTCCATCAAATCCCTTGAACAAACTTTGCAAAAGCTCCAAATGAAAAAGCTCGAGAAACTTCAATATTCTTCTGCTTCAAACACAACTACTTCTCCTACAACTCTGCTCACACCAATCTCACACCATTCCCAAATCCTTCCCGTAGGTGCCGCCCCAGCAGATTGTTACTCTCGTGAAGCTTTCTTGGCCGATCAGATATCTTCTTCCATCACAAACCTGCCTTACCCTTGTAATGACCCGACCGATGCTTTCGATATTTGGTCCTCACGTAACGTCGTGCTGAATATCTGTGGGAATGAAGCTTTCTTCAATATTTGTTGCCCAAAAGACAAATCAGGAGTTTTCTCTAATATTTGTTACTTGTTTGAGAAGTACAACATTGAAGTCGTGTTTGCTAATGTCTCCTCTAATGTTTACCGGAGCACCTACGTGATCCAAGCACAG GTAAGTCCGAGTTATGAGAATCAGTTACTGGGAGATGGATTTGGAGTAGGGGATATTTTCAAGCAAGCTGCTAATGAACTGGCCTTATATTTTTCATCTCCTTGA